The Mesorhizobium loti DNA segment GGATCGACGCCCAGCAGATCCTGCATGAAGGTGCCTTTGTCGTCGGCGAACGGGCCGAACGACATCGCCTTTTTGCAGCCGACCACCTCGGTGAAGAAGTCGACCGCCTGCTTCATGTCGGGAACCGTGATGCCGGTATGGTCGTGGCCGCGCATGCCGGGGATTGAATCCGCCGAGGCCATGCCGACACTGCCAAGGACAGCGGCGGCGAGCGTTGCATTTCGAAGTATCGTCTTCATGTCAGTCCTCTCCATTGGCGGGACCTGGGTCTTTGCGCTCGCACGTCCGAAACCCGCTTTTCGGCATGCGTATGCCTTCACACCGGCGGCTTGGCCGCCGAAGGGATGTCCAGCCAGCCGGCGTCGATTTCAGGCAGCGGAATGGCTGCGATGAGGTCGCGCGTGTAGGCCTGCCTGGGATTGTCGAACAAGGCGTCGGTGGCGCTGGCCTCGACGATCAGGCCTTCGCGCATGACGATGACCTGCCGGCACAGCCGCCGGATCACCGACAGATCGTGGCTGATGAAGGCGACGGTCAGGCCCATCTCCGCTGCAAGCTTCTCCAGCAGGGTGAGGATCTGCGCCTGCGTCGACACGTCGAGGCCGGAGACGATCTCGTCGGCCAGAACGAATTTCGGTGACAGCGCCAGCGCGCGCGCAATGCCGACGCGTTGGCGCTGACCACCCGACAATTCGTGGCGGTAGCGTGTGGCGAAGCTCTGCGGCAGGCCGACCCGCTGCAGCGCTTCGGCGACTCGTTCCTTGAGCCTGTCGCCAAGCCCATTCTGCTTGAGCGGCGCGGCGATGATGCTGGCGATGGTGCGGCGCGGATTGAGCGACGACATCGGATCCTGGAAAATCATCTGCAGGTCACGGCGCAACGGTCGCAACTCCGCCTCCGGCAGATGGGTGATATCGCGGCCCTCGAAGCGGATACCGCCGGCGCTGGGTTCCAACAGCCGCACCAAAGCGCGGCCGAGCGTCGACTTGCCGGACCCGGATTCGCCGACGATGCCGGTCACCGAGCCCCTCGGCAGGTCGAAATCGAGCCCTTTCAAAATCTCGGCCAGCGGCGCGCGGCCGATCAGCGGCTTGCGTGTCATGTCGGGTAGCGCGACCTTCAGCCCGCGCACGGAAAACAGCGGCTCAACCATGGCTGGGCCTCCACGCCTGGTCTGCCGTCGCTATCTCCGCTGCAAGCCCGGCCAGCACCGCCTCATCCACCGGCTTCAGCGAGGCGAACGGGTCGGTGTAGCGCGGCGTCGCCGCCATCAGCGCCCGCGTATAGGGGTGTTGTGGCGCGGCGAAGAGCGCTGTCGTGTCAGCCTCTTCCACCACCTTGCCGGCATAGAGCACCGAGACCTTCTGGCTGATCTTGGCGACGACGCCGAGATCATGGGTGACGAACAGGATCGCCGTGCCGTGCTCGCGCTGCAACGCGGCGATCAGGCGCAGGATCTGCTTCTGCACGGTGACGTCGAGCGCCGTGGTCGGCTCATCGGCGACGATCAACCGGGGTTCGGCGGCGAAGGCGGCCGCGATCAGCACGCGCTGGCGCATACCGCCGGACAGCTCGTGCGGATAGCATTTCAGCACGCGGTCAGGGTCGCGGATCTGCACTTCGTCCAGCAATTGCCGGATGCGACTGTTGGCCTTCTCGCCACTCCAGCCGAGGATGCGCACCAGCCGGTCGGTCATCTGCGGGCCGATGCGGCGCGACGGGTTGAGCGCGGTCAGCGGGTCCTGCGGGATCAGCGCCGTGCGTGCGCCGACCAGCGTGCGCCTTGCCTTCGGCTGCAGCTTGCCGAGGTCTTCGCCCTCGAGCAGCATGTCACCTTCGACGATGCGCACGCTCGACGGCAACACACCGAGCACCGCCTTGCCGATCATCGTCTTGCCGGCGCCGCTCTCGCCGACCAGCGCGCGGACCTCGCCAGGCTGCACGGAGAGTGACACCGAGCGCAGCACGCGCTGGCCGTTCGGCAGCACGGCGCTGAGATTGGCGATGTCGAGACAGGCGCTCATCGCAGCACCGGGTCGAAACGCGCTTTCAGCGCCTCGCCGAACTGGCTGAACGACAGCACGGTGAGGATCAGCGTGATCAGCGGGAACACCAGCACCCACCAGGCCTGATGGATCGACAGCCGGCCCTCGGCGATGATGCCGCCCCAGGTCGGATCGTCGGTCGAGATCGACAGATTGACGAAGGACAGGATCGCCTCGACGATGACGGCTATGCCCATCTCCAAGGACAGCAGCGCCACGATCGACGGCACCACATTGGGCAGCACTTCGCGCAGCATGATGCCGATGCGGCCATAGCCGGCAATGCGGGCATTCTCGACATAATCCATGCGCGACTGGCCCATCGCCTCGGCGCGGATCACCCGGCAAAAGCGCGTCCAGTCGATGATGGCAATCGCCAGGATGACGGAACTGAGGCCTGTGCCCAGCACCGCCACCAGCAGGATGGCGAACAGCACCGGCGGAAACGCCATCCAGATATCGACGATGCGCGAAATGATGCGGTCGGCCCAGCCGCCGAAATAGCCGGCGATCAGCCCGAGCGTCGAGCCGACGAGGCAGGCGGCGATGGCCGCGGCGAAGGCGACGATGAAGGCGATGCGGCCGCCGAAGATCAGCCGGGACAAGAGATCGCGGCCGAGGCTGTCGGTGCCCAGCCAATAGCCGGGCTCGGCGCCCTCGAGCCAGAAGGGCGGCAGCCGCTCCAGCATCAGATCCTGCGCCAGCGGATCCTGCGGCGCGACAAGCGGTGCGAAGATTGCCGCCAGCAGCGCCAGCAGCAGCCAGCCGCCGGCGAGCCACAACCTGGGGCTCAGTCCGCGCCTTGAGGCCCTATCCATGGCGCAGCCTCGGATTGAGCAGCGCATACATCATGTCGACGGTGAGGTTGATCAGCACGAACAGCAGCGCGAAGACCAGCACGATGCCCTGGATGAGCGGCAGGTCGCGGTTGATGACGGCATCGATCGCCATGTTGCCGAGGCCTTCATAGGAAAACAGCCTCTCGACGATGACCGTGCCGCCGATGAGGAAGGTGAACTGCACGCCGACCAGGGTCAGCGTCGGCAAAGCGGCATTCTTCAGCGCCTCGCGCAGGATGACCTGCGTCTCAGAAAAACCCTTCACCCGCGCCAGCACGACATAGTCGAGGTCGAGCACTTCCTTCAGCGACTGTTTCAACAGCTGCGAGATGATCGCCGCCAGCGGCAGCGCCAGCGCTACCGCCGGCATCAGCATGTGTTTCAACAGGTCCCAGGTCAGGTCGAAGCGCAGCCGCAGCAGGCTTTCGAAGAAATAGAACTGGGTGACGAAGGGCAGGTCGAGCTGCGGCGACACGCGGCCGGAAATGTCGAAGATCGGCACCAGCACACCGAACAAAAGGATCAGCACCAGGCCCCACAGGAAATCGGGAATGGAGAGCGCCGCGCCGCTGGCGATGTCGATGCCGGCTTCCACCGCCGTGCCGCGTTCACGCGCGCCGAGGATCGCCGTTGTGCCGCCAAGCAGCACCGCCATGACAAGCGCGACGATGGCCAGCTCCAGCGTCGCCGGCAACCGGTTGAAGACGAGGCCGAGCACGTCCTGCCGCAGCGAAATCGAGGTGCCGAAATCGCCCCTGACGACACCGGACAGCCAGATGAAGAATTGCTGCACGATGGTCTTGTCGAGCCCGTAGAGCGCGCGCAGGCGGGCGATGTCGTCATCCGTCGCACCGGGCGGCAGCATCATGGCGATCGGATCGCCGGGCGCGACGCGGATCACGACGAAGACGACGACGGCCACGCCGAACAGCGTGATCAGCATCGTCAGAAGACGGATCAGGAATCGTTGCAGGAGCATGTAAATCTTTGCAGGAGCCCGCAGGCTCGTATGCCGCAGAAATGCGCGCCGTCGCTCTGGACGGCGCGCGGCAAGTCCAGGCCGATATCAGGCCGGGATCATCAGGGCCGGCAACAGCGCGCCGGAAATGTGCTGCACGACATTGACCTTCTTGGAGTGCACGATCGGCTGGGCGTACTGGATCAGCGGCAGCACATAGGCCTCTTCGGCAATGTACTTGTCTACCGCTTTCCAGCCGGCGATGCGCTTGGCCTCGTCCTTCTCGCCCCAGAGCGGGCCGATCTTGGCATCGAGGTCGTCGGTCTTCCACGACGAATGCGGCGAGGGTCCGAACATGGCGAAGCCGGTCGAAGTGGTCGGATCGCCGATGGAATTGCCCCAGTTGTAGAACGCCGCCGGCGCCAGCTTGTGGGCGGCGCGCAGCTCATAGTGCTTGGCGATCTCATAGACCTCGATCTCGGCCTCGATGCCGACCTTGCGCCACATGCCGACGATCGCTTGCACCATCTCGTAGTCCTTGGGCTTGAAGCCCTTGGTCGTCTGGATGGTGAACTTTGCCGGCTTCTTGGTCGAATAGCCGGAGGCGGCCAGCAATTCCTTGGCCTTTTCCGGATTGTGCTCGACCTTGATCGACGGATCATAGGCCGCGTATTCCGGCGTCTCCAGCGTATCGATCGGCTGGCCGTAGCCGCGCAGCAGCCGCTTGACCAGAAGCTCCTTGTCCACCGCCATCACGGCCGCCTGGCGGACATTCTTGTCCAGCATGGCGTCCTTGTTGTTGAAGAAGATCATGCCGATGTCGGAGACGTTCTTGATCGAGCCGGCGAGCCCGCTCTTCTTGATGAGGCGGTCATATTCCTCGTAGGGGATTTCGAGGGTCACCTGCGAGGAGCCCGACTCGATTTCGGCGACACGGCTCGCCGCATCGGTGACGAACTTGATCGTCACATTCTCGAAGGCCGGCTTGGTGCCCCAATAGTTCGGGTTGGCCTTGAGCCGCAGGAAGGCGTTGCGCTCGAATTTGTCGACCATATAGGGGCCGGTGCCGATCGGTGCCTTCTCGAAGCCTTCGGCGCCGACTTTCTCGTAGTAGGCCTTCGGCAGGATGTAGCCGGTCAGGAACGACATCCACTTGAAATAGACCGGGTCGAACTGCACCACGTCGCCGGTGATCTTGTTGCCGTCGATCTTGAAATTGTTGACGTTCTTCCAGACGAACTGGATCGGGTTGCCGGTCTTTTCGTCGCCCGCCCGCTGCAGAGACCAGACGACGTCCTCGGGCGTGAAGGGCGAGCCGTCATGCCATTTCACGCCCTCGCGCACCGTCATCATCACCTTGGTGCGGTCGTCGTTCCAGCCCCATTCGGTGAGCAGGCCCGGCGCGAAGGACAGGTCCGGCTTTTGCGGAATGATCTGGTCGAACACCGACTGGTAGAGGCCCTGGATGGTCGGATTGACGGCCGAGGGTCCGGTGGTCGGATCCCAGGACGGCAGGTTGACATTGTAGGCGATGGTCAATTCGCCGGCAGCGGCCTTGGCTAATTTCGGCAGGCCAATGGCGGTCACGCCAAGTGCCGCGGCACTGTATCCCAGCAATTCGCGTCTGTTGATTTTCATGGTCGTTCCCCTTGTTGGTTATTGTCTTTGCGCGGCACTGTCCGTTCTTGGGTTCAGGCTTCGTGGGCAGCAGCGCCTTGCCTCTCGTCGCCTCGATAAAATCGTCGGAGCCTACCTCCCGCCAAGCTGTTGCGCGAGCATGAAACCCGAGGCCGCACCGGTGCCGGCGCCTGGCCATGTCGCGGCTCCCGTGAGATGCAGATTGGCCACCGGCGTGTTCCAGCCGGCATAGCCGCGCGCCGGGCGAAACAAAAAGTTCTGCGCCAGATGGTGGCTGCCGCACACCTGGTCGCCGCCGACCAGATTCGGGTTCTCGCGCTCGAGATCGATGGGCGAGAACACCGAACGGCCGAGGATTTTGCTCCGCAGGCCGGGTGCATAGGTCTCGATGATGTCGAGCACGCGCTCGGCGTAGGCGTCCTTAACCTGATCCCAATGCGCGGGCACGATCTTGGCCGACGCATCGCCCAGGATCTCGGCAGGCAGCATCCGCACCTGCACCCACAGCACATGCTTGCCCTGCGGCGCGCGCGACGGATCGATCGCTGAGGGTTGGCCGACGACCAGCACCGGTTCGTCCGGCAGCATGCCGGCCATCGCCTGCTGATAGATGCGCGACATGGCGTCGAGCGACGGTGACAGATGCACATAAGCGAACTGCCGCAACTCGGCCCCGGCGCGCCAGTCCGGCAGGTCGTCCAGCGCCAGGTGGATCATCATCGTGCCTGGCGCATGGCGGAATTTCTGCATTGCCGTGTCGAAGCCGGCATTGCCGGAACCGCCGGGCAGCAGCTTGCTGGCCAGCGCCTTGGGCGCGACACCGGCGATGACCGCCTTGGTCGCTGTATGCGTCTCGCCGGAGGCGAGCCGAACACCGGTCGCCTTGCCGGCGGAAACGGTGATCTCGGCCACCTCGGCGCCAGTGACGATCTTGCCGCCGGCCGACGTGACCATGCCGGCCAGCGCCCGGATGATGGTATCGGCGCCGCCTTTGCCCAGCACCATGCCGAAACTCTGGTTGGCCATCGATTCCAGATAGGGGAACACTGCGCCGCCAGCGATGTCGGGCGCGAAGTCGAGATGCATGCCCCAGGTGGCGAGGGTCGCCCGCACATGGGGCGACTCGAAAGTCTCCTCCAGCCAGGCGCGGGGCGACGACAGCAGCAGCCGGCCGGTGTCGAGCGCGCCGGCAACCCCCTTCTTGCGCCACAGGTTCCACGCCGTGCCGGCAAGCGCACGGGCGCTCATCGGCGAGCCCAGCAGCCGGAACAGATGCTCGGCCTCGGCCGGGAAGGCGGCAACCAGCCTGCGCCATGCCGCGGCGTCCGCAGCGGAGAAGGCAGCCATGCGCGTGGCGGTTTTTTCCAGGTCGTTGCTGACGCCGAACCAGCGTCCGTCCGGAAAGGCGCTGGCGAAACAGTCGGCGACCGGTGCGAATTCCAGCCCCTGTGCTTTCAATTCATTTGCATATTTCTGGTGGAAGGCCGAGCCGGCAAACAGGCTCAGATTCATCGCGCCGAAATCGTGACGGAAGCCGGGAAGGGTGAATTCGCGGGTCTGCACGGCGCCGCCGATTGTTGCGCTGCGCTCGAAAATCCCGGTTTTCCAGCCTTTGAGCGCCAGATGCGCGGCGCATGCCAGACTGTTGTGGCCCGCCCCGACAAAGATGGCGTCGAACTCGCTCACGCCCCGTTCCCATTTCCTTTATGCTTAAAGATAATTGCAGATGCATATGTTTTCGTCTAGTAGGATATTAAGGGCCGAGACGAGCCTCGATCATCATCGACAAAGAGGGAACAGAGACCATGGACACCCAAAAACTCCTCGGCGAAGTCGCCGGCCAGCTACTGTCAGGCGCCATCAAGGTGGTTGACCTCTCGGCACAGCTCGGGCCGGACACGCCGCTGATCAAGCTGCCGCCGGAACTCGCCGTCGACACGCCGAAGGTCGAGATCCACTCGATCTCCCGTTATGACAAGAATGGTCCGTGGTGGGCGTGGAACTGGCTGAAGCTCGGCGAGCATTCGGGCACGCATTTCGATGCACCGCAGCACTGGATCACCGGCAAGGATTATCCGGACGGCGCCACCGACACCATTCCGGCGCAGAATTTCGTTGGCCCGGTCAATGTCATCGACTGCTCCAAGGAAGCCGCCGCCGACCACGATTTCCTGCTCACCGTCGACCACATCAAGGCGTGGGAAGCCAAGCATGGCGCCATCAACCCGGGCGAATGGGTGGTGATGCGCACCGACTGGTACAAGCGCAACGGTTCGGAGGCTGAATTCCTCAACGCCAACGAGACCGGCCCGCATACGCCCGGCCCGACGGCCGAAGCCATCCAGTATCTGATAGCCAAGGACATCAAGGGCTGGGGCTCGGAGACGATCGGCACCGATGCCGGCAAGGCCGGCGGCATGGAGCCGCCATTCCCGGCGCACACGCTGATGCACAAGGCCAACCGCTACGGTCTCGCCAGCCTCTGCAACCTCGACCAGCTGCCGCCGAAGGGTGCCATCCTGATCGCGGCACCGCTCAAGATCGAGCACGGCACCGGCAGCCCGATCCGCGCGCTGGCGCTGGTGTCGGGGCAGTAAGGAGATCTTCGGGAGAAGATCATGCAGGTTGGCGATGGAGTGATGATGGGTGACGGGTGGCAGCCTTGCAGCGCTGGCGCTCACCCCCCTCTGTCCTGCCGGACATCTCCCCCTCAAGGGAGGAGATTGGCAGCTTCCGCGCCCTGCTCATTCTCGCGACTTTGGCGATTGGCGAAAGCCATCGCGACATCCGATCTCCCCCCTAGAGGGGGAGATGTCCGGCAGGACAGAAGGGGGCGCCGTAGAGCGCTAACCTATGCGCCTGAACGTCACTTCGCGACGACCGAGGGCATTCCCCAATGACCGCCCCCGATCACATCATCGTCGGCAGCGGCATCAACGCGCTGGTCTGCGCGGCGATGCTTGGCGGCAAGGGTGCGAAGGTGCTCGTGCTGGAGCGCAATGACCGCATCGGCGGCTGCATGCGCACCGAGGAGATCACCGCACCCGGCTTCATCCATGATGTGATGGCGACGACCTTCGTGCTGTTCATCACCTCGCCGGCCTTTGCCGCATTGGGCGGCGACCTTGCCCGGCACGGGCTGGAGTTCTGCCACACCGGCACGCCGACCGGCGTGCTGCGGCCGGACGGCCGCCATGCCGTGCTCACCACCAGCCGCGCCGCCAATGTCGCCGCCCTCAATGCGATCGCGGCGGGTGATGGCGACCGGCACGCGGATGATGTCGGCGGCATCGAGCGCAATGCCGGCCTGCTGTTCGGCCTGCTCGGCGGCGCGCTGTGGTCCTATCCGACGGCCAAGCTGCTGGCCGGCGACGCCTGGCGGCGAAGCCCGCGTGGCCTTGCCGCCTTTCTCGGCGAAGCGCTGGCGCCGGCGCGCGGCTGGCTGGAAAGTACCTACCAGTCCGAAACCATCCGGGCGCTCTGGGCGCCCTGGGTACTGCATGCCGGGCTAGGCCCCGAGGATGCGTTCTCCGGCCAGATCGCCAAGGTGATTGCCTTCGCGCTGGAGGCCGCAGGCGCCCCGATCGTCAAGGGCGGGGCGAAGAACCTGTTGGCGGCCTTCGAGGCATTGATCACCGAGCGCGGTGGCGTCATCTCCACGGGAGCGGACGTTGCTTCCATCATCCTGGATGGGGGCCGCGCCACCGGCGTGCGGCTGGCCTCGGGCGAAACGGTTCATGCGAAGAAGAGCGTGATCTGTTCGGTCACGCCGACGCAGCTTTATGGCCGGCTGCTGGGCAGCGAGGCGCCCAAAGCCGATATCGAGGCGACGCGGCAATATCGCTACGGCAAGGGCAATTTCCAGATCCACTATGCCTTGGACAAATCGCCGGCATGGCGCGGCGAAGGTCTGGACAAGGTGGCGCTGCTGCATCTGACGCCGGGGCTCGATGGCGTGTCGAAGGCCTGCAACGAGGCGGCACGCGGCATGCTGCCGGAAGTGCCGACCATTTGCGTCGGCCAGCCGCATGCGCTCGACCCGTCACGCTGTCCGGAAGGCAAGGCGATCCTGTGGCTGCAACTGCCCGAGGCGCCGCGCCACATCAAGGGCGATGCCACCGGCAAACTGCAGGCACCGGCTGACGGGCAGTGGACAGACGCGCTGCGCGAGGCCTACGCCGACCGGGCCGAAGCGATCCTTGCCAACCATATCGACGGCTTCAAGGACAGCGTCATTGCGCGCCGCGCCTATTCGCCGGCCGATCTCGAAGCGATGAACATCAATCTGGTCGGCGGCGACCCCTATGGCGGCTCGTCGACCATCGACCAGGCCTTCCTGTGGCGGCCGTTCAAGACCAGCCGCAACCACCAGACCGGTATCAAAAACCTCTACCATATCGGCGCCTCCACCCATCCTGGCGCGGGTCTCGGCGGCGGTTCCGGCTTCCTCCTGGCGGGGAGGCTGTGATGGAACAGAAGGTCGGAGAAAAACGCCAGCGCATTTCGACGCTCGGCCAGATCGGCCTGCAGCAATTCGCGCCCTATCTGATGAACCGCATCATGGGTCGCTACAACGCCACCTTGCGCGACGATTTCCGCAAGCAGGGCCTGACCATTCCGCAGGTGCGCACACTTGCCGTGCTGTCGGTCACCGACGGCGTCACCGTCAACGACCTCTCGGTCTACACGGTCATTGAGCAGTCGACCTTGAGCCGCACGCTCGACACGCTGGAGGGGCAAGGCTTCGTGCGGCGCGAGCAGGGCGTCACCGACAGCCGCATCCGCCATGTCTTCCTCACCGACGAGGGCCGCGCCGAGTTCACTCGCGCCTGGCCGGCCATGCACGACGCGTTCGAGGCGATGTTCGACGATATCGACGATACCGAATATGCGGCACTGATCGCCACGCTTTTGAAGATGCTGAAAAACATTCGCAAGCACGACATCTAGATGTACGCGCCGCCGACCAGCGGCGGCAACGGAAGGAGGCAGAGATGGCCGAACGGTCTTTTGCCAAGGAAGTCGAAAAACTGAGGCTCGGCGCCGGCGAGGAGTTTGCCGGCGAGGGCATCCTCGCCATCACCAAGGCGCTGCTGCAATGCGGCGTCGGCTATGTCGGCGGCTATCAGGGCGCGCCGATCAGCCATCTGATGGACGTGCTGGCCGACGCGCAGGACATTCTGGGCGAGCTCGGCGTGCATTTCGAGGCAAGCGCCTCGGAAGCCACCGCCACCGCCATGCTGGCCGCCTCGGTGCATTATCCCATTCGCGGTGCGGCCACCTTCAAGTCGACCGTCGGCACCAATGTCGCCTCCGATGCGCTGGCCAACCTCGCCTCCGGCGGCGTCACCGGCGGCGCGTTGATCATCGTCGGCGAGGATTATGGCGAGGGCTCCTCGATCATGCAGGAGCGCAGCCATGCCTTTGCCATGAAGAGCCAGGTCTGGCTGCTCGACCCGCGCCCGAACCTGCCGTCCATCGTCAAGGCTGTGGAAGACGGCTTCGAACTCTCCGAAATCTCCAATACGCCGGTCATGCTGCAAGTGCGCATCCGCTGCTGCCATGTGCACGGCCATTTCATCGCCAAGGACAACAAGCGCCCGCCGATGACGGTGGCCGATGCGCTGGAAGCCCCGCGCCGCGACACCGGCCGCATCGTGCTGCCACCGGCCTCGTTCCTACATGAGAAGGAGAAGGTGGCGAAGCGCTGGCCGGCGGCGGTCGACTTCATCCGAAAGAACAAGATCAACGAATTCTTCGGCTCGGACCACGGCTCGGTCGGCATCGTCATGCAGGGCGGCATGTACAATTCCGTCATCCGCGCCTTGCAGCGGCTCGGCCTTGCCGACACTTATGGCGAGACCGATGTGCCGCTCTACGTGCTCAACGCCGTCTATCCCTTGATCGACGATGAGTTCCTGTCCTTCTGCGAAGGCAAGCAGGCGGTGCTGGTCGTCGAGGAAGGCCAGCCCAACTACATCGAACAGGCCTTTGCCGCGATGCTGCACAAGGCCGGGCGTGGCACCCGATTGGTCGGCAAGGAATATCTGCCGATGGCCGGCGAATATACCGGCCAAGTGATGCTCGACGGCATCGGTACCTTCCTGCGCGCCGAGGCGCCGCATCTCTTGCCGGGCGAAGTGCGCGCGCCCAACAAGGTCGGCGACGGCGTCGATACAGCCGACCTGATCAACGTCGTGCCGGGCCGCCCGCCGGGCTTCTGCATCGGCTGTCCGGAACGGCCGATCTTCGCCGCGACGAAGCTGGTCGAGCAGGAACTCGGCAAGCACCATATCGCCTCCGACATCGGCTGCCATTTGTTCTCGATCATGCCGCCCTTCGAACTCGGCGCCACCACCATGGGCTACGGTCTCGGCCCGGCCTCGGCCTCGGCGTTCAATTCGCCAGACGCCAAGCGCCGCTCGATCTCCTTCGTCGGCGATGGCGGCTTCTGGCACAACGGTCTGACCTCCTCGATCGGCAATGCCGTGTTCAACAAGAATGACGGCGTCATCGTCATTGTCGACAATTTTTACTCCGCCGCCACCGGCGGGCAGGACATCCTGTCGTCGCGCGCGGGCAACAAGACCAAGTCGACCAAGCATCCGATCACCGAGGCGGTGAAGGGCATGGGCGTGAAATGGCTGCGCCATGTCGACCGCACCTACGATGTCGGCAAGATGCAGGACACGCTGCGCGAGGCGCTGACGACCGAGGAAAAGGGGCCGAAGGTCATCGTCGCCTCGTCCGAATGCATGCTGAACCGGCAGCGCCGCGAAAAGCCGCTGGTCGACAAGGCGATCAAGGGGGGGACAAGGGTCGTTAAACCGAAATTCGGCGTCGACGAGGACATCTGCACCGGCGACCATGCCTGCATGCGGCTGTCCGGTTGCCCGTCGCTGTCGGTCAAGTCGCTCGACGATCCGCTGCGCGACGATCCTGTGGCATCGATCGACCAGAGCTGCGTCGGCTGCGGCAATTGCGGGGAGGTGGCGGACGCCGCCGTGCTCTGCCCGTCCTTCTACCGCGCCGACGTCGTCCACAATCCGAACCGCTGGGACAGGTTTCTGGAAAGCGCGCGCCGCGCCACCATCGGCCTTCTGCAGCGCCGCCGCGAAAGCCGGCGCCTGACCTTCGCTGATGCTTGACGCTGTCCCCCCACTCCGCGCCAAGGCCGGCGCCCAGGATGACGAGCGTGTCATCAAGCTCGCCGTGCTGGCGGTCGGCGGCCAGGGTGGCGGCGTGCTGGCCGACTGGATCACCGATGTGGCCGAGCGCAATGGCTACGTCGCGCAATCGACCTCGGTCGCCGGCGTCGCCCAGCGCACCGGCGCCACGATCTATTACATCGAGATGGCCCGTGACACCGGCCGGCTGCCGGTCTTCGCGCTGTCGCCCTCGCAAGGCGATGTCGACATACTGATCGCGGCGGAACTGATGGAAGCCGGCCGCGCCATCATCCGTGGTTTCGTCACACCCGAGCGCACCACGCTGATTGCCTCCTCGCATCGCATCGCTGCCGTGTCGGAGAAGATCGAACCGGGCGACGGCCGGGCCTCGTCTTCCAAGGTGCACGCGACTGCGGAAGCCGCATCCAAGCGCTTCATCGCTTTCGACATGGAAAAGATCGCCGCCGACAACGGTTCGATGATCTCGGCCAGCCTGCTTGGCGCGCTGGCGGGGTCGGACGCGCTGCCGTTCACGCGCGAAAGCTATGAACAGGCGATTGGCGCCGGGGGCCGTGGCGTCAAGGCGAGCCTTGCCGCCTTTGGCGCCGCGTATGACCGCGCGCGCGGCACGGCCGCGCCGGCGTCAAAGCCGGCGGAGCCGGCGATTGTCGAATCGGCACTGGGCGCAGGGCGCGTCACCGGCCCGCAAAACCTGCTGCAAGGCTGGCAGGCGCTGGCGGCGCGTG contains these protein-coding regions:
- a CDS encoding ABC transporter, encoding MVEPLFSVRGLKVALPDMTRKPLIGRAPLAEILKGLDFDLPRGSVTGIVGESGSGKSTLGRALVRLLEPSAGGIRFEGRDITHLPEAELRPLRRDLQMIFQDPMSSLNPRRTIASIIAAPLKQNGLGDRLKERVAEALQRVGLPQSFATRYRHELSGGQRQRVGIARALALSPKFVLADEIVSGLDVSTQAQILTLLEKLAAEMGLTVAFISHDLSVIRRLCRQVIVMREGLIVEASATDALFDNPRQAYTRDLIAAIPLPEIDAGWLDIPSAAKPPV
- a CDS encoding ABC transporter — encoded protein: MSACLDIANLSAVLPNGQRVLRSVSLSVQPGEVRALVGESGAGKTMIGKAVLGVLPSSVRIVEGDMLLEGEDLGKLQPKARRTLVGARTALIPQDPLTALNPSRRIGPQMTDRLVRILGWSGEKANSRIRQLLDEVQIRDPDRVLKCYPHELSGGMRQRVLIAAAFAAEPRLIVADEPTTALDVTVQKQILRLIAALQREHGTAILFVTHDLGVVAKISQKVSVLYAGKVVEEADTTALFAAPQHPYTRALMAATPRYTDPFASLKPVDEAVLAGLAAEIATADQAWRPSHG
- a CDS encoding ABC transporter permease; the protein is MWLAGGWLLLALLAAIFAPLVAPQDPLAQDLMLERLPPFWLEGAEPGYWLGTDSLGRDLLSRLIFGGRIAFIVAFAAAIAACLVGSTLGLIAGYFGGWADRIISRIVDIWMAFPPVLFAILLVAVLGTGLSSVILAIAIIDWTRFCRVIRAEAMGQSRMDYVENARIAGYGRIGIMLREVLPNVVPSIVALLSLEMGIAVIVEAILSFVNLSISTDDPTWGGIIAEGRLSIHQAWWVLVFPLITLILTVLSFSQFGEALKARFDPVLR
- a CDS encoding ABC transporter permease; this encodes MLLQRFLIRLLTMLITLFGVAVVVFVVIRVAPGDPIAMMLPPGATDDDIARLRALYGLDKTIVQQFFIWLSGVVRGDFGTSISLRQDVLGLVFNRLPATLELAIVALVMAVLLGGTTAILGARERGTAVEAGIDIASGAALSIPDFLWGLVLILLFGVLVPIFDISGRVSPQLDLPFVTQFYFFESLLRLRFDLTWDLLKHMLMPAVALALPLAAIISQLLKQSLKEVLDLDYVVLARVKGFSETQVILREALKNAALPTLTLVGVQFTFLIGGTVIVERLFSYEGLGNMAIDAVINRDLPLIQGIVLVFALLFVLINLTVDMMYALLNPRLRHG
- a CDS encoding peptide ABC transporter substrate-binding protein; the encoded protein is MKINRRELLGYSAAALGVTAIGLPKLAKAAAGELTIAYNVNLPSWDPTTGPSAVNPTIQGLYQSVFDQIIPQKPDLSFAPGLLTEWGWNDDRTKVMMTVREGVKWHDGSPFTPEDVVWSLQRAGDEKTGNPIQFVWKNVNNFKIDGNKITGDVVQFDPVYFKWMSFLTGYILPKAYYEKVGAEGFEKAPIGTGPYMVDKFERNAFLRLKANPNYWGTKPAFENVTIKFVTDAASRVAEIESGSSQVTLEIPYEEYDRLIKKSGLAGSIKNVSDIGMIFFNNKDAMLDKNVRQAAVMAVDKELLVKRLLRGYGQPIDTLETPEYAAYDPSIKVEHNPEKAKELLAASGYSTKKPAKFTIQTTKGFKPKDYEMVQAIVGMWRKVGIEAEIEVYEIAKHYELRAAHKLAPAAFYNWGNSIGDPTTSTGFAMFGPSPHSSWKTDDLDAKIGPLWGEKDEAKRIAGWKAVDKYIAEEAYVLPLIQYAQPIVHSKKVNVVQHISGALLPALMIPA
- a CDS encoding dehydrogenase; this translates as MSEFDAIFVGAGHNSLACAAHLALKGWKTGIFERSATIGGAVQTREFTLPGFRHDFGAMNLSLFAGSAFHQKYANELKAQGLEFAPVADCFASAFPDGRWFGVSNDLEKTATRMAAFSAADAAAWRRLVAAFPAEAEHLFRLLGSPMSARALAGTAWNLWRKKGVAGALDTGRLLLSSPRAWLEETFESPHVRATLATWGMHLDFAPDIAGGAVFPYLESMANQSFGMVLGKGGADTIIRALAGMVTSAGGKIVTGAEVAEITVSAGKATGVRLASGETHTATKAVIAGVAPKALASKLLPGGSGNAGFDTAMQKFRHAPGTMMIHLALDDLPDWRAGAELRQFAYVHLSPSLDAMSRIYQQAMAGMLPDEPVLVVGQPSAIDPSRAPQGKHVLWVQVRMLPAEILGDASAKIVPAHWDQVKDAYAERVLDIIETYAPGLRSKILGRSVFSPIDLERENPNLVGGDQVCGSHHLAQNFLFRPARGYAGWNTPVANLHLTGAATWPGAGTGAASGFMLAQQLGGR